AGCTAAAAGTTTGGTCCTTTTCTCTCTTGATAAAGAGAAAccggaaaaaagaagaagaagaaagcttACTTGAAATTAAGTAAATGATAGCCTGATATTTTCCCTGCCTCCACAAATGCACCCCTCCATCTCTGAACATTCTCCATATCATCTTTGTGTTGGGAAAATGAATCAGCGAAAGGGGGATTTTGATGGCGTACATCTGATGGACTCACATCATAGAAGACTGGAATCACAATCTGCTCCAATTCCTTTTTACACTTTATGATGTGTGCAAGCTCCTCTAAGCACCATCTTGAGGTTGCGTAGCTTTTTGAAAATATCACTATAGCAAATTTAGACTCTTGTATGGCTTTCAAAAGTTCATCAGAAATTGATTTTCCGGTTTCTAGTCGCTCATCATCTTTAAA
This genomic stretch from Solanum stenotomum isolate F172 unplaced genomic scaffold, ASM1918654v1 scaffold15813, whole genome shotgun sequence harbors:
- the LOC125850281 gene encoding TMV resistance protein N-like; the protein is MSHASSSKVCKYDIFLSFRGEDTRRNFVSHLYNALEQRGIRTFKDDERLETGKSISDELLKAIQESKFAIVIFSKSYATSRWCLEELAHIIKCKKELEQIVIPVFYDVSPSDVRHQNPPFADSFSQHKDDMENVQRWRGAFVEAGKISGYHLLNFK